In Streptomyces venezuelae, the sequence GGAGGCCGTGTACGCCCGTCGTGAGGCCCTTGAGGCCAAGTACGGCGTCAAGATCACGCTGATCGACAACGACAAGGCCGAGGAGTGGAACAACGCCTACTCCCTGTGGTGCGCGCGTGAGGTCCTGAAGCAGGGTGTGATCCTCGCCAACGGCGACACCGTCCACCCGGTCTCGGTCGAGCGCACCCTGCTCGCCGCCCGCGGCAACGGTCAGAAGATCATCCTCGCCCTCGACACGGTCAAGAACCTGGCCGACGAGGAGATGAAGGTCGTCACCGCCGAAGGGAAGGGCGTCCAGAAGATCACCAAGCTGATGGACCCCGCCGACGCCACCGGCGAGTACATCGGTGTCACCCTCATCGAGCCCGAGGCCGCCGAGCAGCTGGCCGAGGCCCTGAAGACCACCTTCGAGCGCGACCCCGACCTCTACTACGAGGACGGCTACCAGCAGCTCGTGGGCGACGGCTTCACCATCGACGTGGCCCCCATCGGCGACGTCAAGTGGGTCGAGATCGACAACCACGACGACCTCGCCAAGGGCCGGACGATCGCATGCCAGTACTGACGAGGCTCATCCCCTCGCCCGTCGTCGTCGACGTCAGTCGCGGGGCGATGGACGACCTGGCCGGCCTCCTGGCCGACCAGCGGATCTCCGCCTCCGGCAAGCTCGCCATCGCGATCAGCGGCGGCTCCGGCGTGGCGCTGCGCGCCAAGCTGGAGCCGGTGCTGCCGCACGCCGACTGGTACCCGGTCGTCGACGGCACCATCGACTCCGCGGTCAAGCTGGCCGACGACATAAAGGGCCGCCGCTACGACGCCGTCGTGGGCCTGGGCGGCGGCAAGATCATCGACGTGGCCAAGTACGCCGCGGCGCGGGTCGGGCTGCCCATGGTGGCCGTCGCCACCAACCTCTCGCACGACGGCATCTGCTCGCCGGTGTCCATCCTGGACAACGACAACGGCCGCGGTTCCTACGGTGTGCCCACGCCGATCGCCATGGTGATCGACCTCGACGTGATCAAGGAAGCGCCGGTCCGGTTCATCCGCGCCGGCATCGGCGACGCGATCTCCAACATCTCGGCGATCGCCGACTGGGAGCTCTCGCACAAGATCACCGGCGAGCCCGTGGACGGCCTGGCCGCCGCCATGGCCCGTACCGCCGGCGAGTCCGTGCTGCGCCACCCCGGCGGATGCGGTGACGACGAGTTCCTCACCGTGCTCTCCGAGGCACTGGTGCTCTCCGGGATCGCCATGTCGATCAGCGGGGACTCCCGCCCGTCGTCCGGCGCCTGCCACGAGATCAGCCACGCCTTCGACCTGCTCCACCCCG encodes:
- a CDS encoding sugar phosphate nucleotidyltransferase, encoding MIGLVLAAGAGRRLRPYTDTLPKALVPVGPEGDEESLTVLDLTLGNFAEVGLTEVAIVVGYRKEAVYARREALEAKYGVKITLIDNDKAEEWNNAYSLWCAREVLKQGVILANGDTVHPVSVERTLLAARGNGQKIILALDTVKNLADEEMKVVTAEGKGVQKITKLMDPADATGEYIGVTLIEPEAAEQLAEALKTTFERDPDLYYEDGYQQLVGDGFTIDVAPIGDVKWVEIDNHDDLAKGRTIACQY
- a CDS encoding iron-containing alcohol dehydrogenase family protein is translated as MPVLTRLIPSPVVVDVSRGAMDDLAGLLADQRISASGKLAIAISGGSGVALRAKLEPVLPHADWYPVVDGTIDSAVKLADDIKGRRYDAVVGLGGGKIIDVAKYAAARVGLPMVAVATNLSHDGICSPVSILDNDNGRGSYGVPTPIAMVIDLDVIKEAPVRFIRAGIGDAISNISAIADWELSHKITGEPVDGLAAAMARTAGESVLRHPGGCGDDEFLTVLSEALVLSGIAMSISGDSRPSSGACHEISHAFDLLHPGRSALHGEQVGIGAAFAMHLRGATEQSGLFVEVLRRHGLPAGPEEIGFSVDEFVAAVEYAPQTRPGRFTILEHLNLSAAEIRDAYADYVKTIRS